The Leptospira hartskeerlii genome contains a region encoding:
- a CDS encoding motility associated factor glycosyltransferase family protein: protein MSHDLPEKTREIFGKKPYLSLYFQNPPTEMLEFRLEAAKNQNEFFLSKKGRALASSVSPFTQAKRQLDSVSIQSTDLVAVLGLGNPHLIREVESKLEPGQILILIDKDKDLLFPLWEEWLEPVMEIPGRHLFLGENSLSLLWNYLESLPVERVSGIRILRNAASVSLEEMFYAETDIRLRKILSSKMSDLLTKFEFERIWVRNSLVNTANFLSPPSPRTKIESLKEKFNGTPSLLVSAGPNLRRQCEWIKSIRDKVFVMSCDTSLKVLLKYEIIPDGVMTLDAQTHSVFHFLGEDTSEIPLFADLVSSPPILRNLKFKSVVHSITAKYLVDASGELKREATAGSSSAESLLGPIGDVQSGGSVATTAFDLLRSLGCKPCFLVGQDLAYSGREIHSTGTHHNEKWLTLLTRKTSLEKINEAVVRKRDTRYVPSITGGEVLTDYVLDLYRHWFEESSKSLDFPVYNVNTQGAKIENARNIGPEEATQILNEFQSHQYFWKEFPAWKPELIQETLVGSPADFKKELLETIDKIKDEFSKSEKKEEAYADLLSLFRDTLGKWEDLRYLIRKTEVYILRHKDKLDEARKRELFLGAILKEFTGLRRKLLAGD, encoded by the coding sequence ATGTCGCACGATCTCCCGGAAAAGACAAGAGAAATATTCGGGAAAAAACCCTATCTCAGCCTGTATTTCCAAAATCCTCCAACCGAAATGTTGGAGTTCCGACTGGAAGCGGCTAAAAACCAAAATGAGTTCTTTCTCTCCAAAAAAGGAAGAGCATTAGCAAGTTCGGTTTCTCCTTTTACCCAAGCAAAACGACAATTAGATTCGGTATCCATACAATCCACGGATCTCGTAGCAGTTTTAGGTCTCGGAAATCCACATTTGATCCGGGAAGTAGAATCCAAATTAGAACCTGGGCAAATTTTAATCCTTATAGACAAGGACAAAGATCTACTTTTTCCACTTTGGGAAGAATGGTTGGAACCTGTGATGGAAATCCCAGGAAGACATTTATTCTTAGGGGAAAATTCACTTTCTCTTCTCTGGAATTATTTGGAGTCGCTTCCTGTAGAAAGAGTTTCCGGCATCAGAATACTAAGGAACGCGGCAAGTGTCTCCTTAGAAGAGATGTTTTATGCAGAGACCGATATAAGACTTCGGAAAATTTTATCCTCTAAAATGAGCGATCTACTTACCAAATTCGAATTCGAAAGAATTTGGGTGAGAAACTCACTTGTAAACACTGCAAATTTTTTATCACCTCCAAGTCCTCGGACCAAAATAGAATCCTTAAAGGAAAAATTTAACGGAACACCTTCCTTGCTTGTATCCGCGGGGCCAAATCTGCGTAGACAATGCGAATGGATCAAAAGTATCAGAGACAAGGTTTTTGTAATGTCATGCGATACTTCCCTTAAAGTCTTACTCAAATACGAGATCATACCTGATGGAGTAATGACGTTAGATGCACAAACACATTCAGTATTCCATTTTTTAGGAGAAGATACTTCCGAAATACCATTATTCGCAGACCTGGTCAGTTCTCCTCCTATATTAAGAAATTTGAAATTTAAGTCAGTGGTCCATAGTATCACGGCAAAGTATCTGGTTGATGCCTCAGGAGAATTAAAAAGAGAAGCAACTGCAGGAAGTTCCAGTGCAGAATCATTGCTCGGCCCGATCGGAGACGTTCAATCCGGGGGAAGTGTTGCTACAACGGCGTTCGACCTACTCAGAAGCCTAGGGTGCAAACCTTGCTTTTTAGTAGGCCAAGACCTTGCCTATTCAGGAAGAGAGATCCATTCTACCGGAACACACCATAATGAAAAATGGCTTACACTACTTACCAGAAAAACAAGTTTAGAAAAAATTAATGAAGCTGTAGTCCGAAAAAGGGACACAAGATATGTTCCATCTATCACAGGCGGAGAAGTATTAACCGATTATGTATTAGACTTATACAGACATTGGTTTGAAGAATCTTCCAAATCCTTGGACTTTCCTGTATATAATGTAAACACACAAGGTGCAAAAATAGAAAATGCCCGAAACATAGGACCGGAAGAAGCCACTCAGATCCTAAACGAATTCCAGAGCCACCAATACTTCTGGAAAGAATTCCCAGCCTGGAAACCTGAATTGATCCAAGAGACCCTGGTAGGATCTCCAGCAGATTTCAAAAAAGAACTCTTAGAAACAATAGATAAGATCAAAGACGAATTTTCTAAATCGGAAAAAAAAGAAGAAGCTTATGCAGATCTACTTTCTCTCTTTCGAGATACACTCGGCAAATGGGAAGATCTAAGATATTTGATCCGAAAAACGGAAGTGTATATTCTTCGCCATAAAGATAAACTGGACGAGGCCCGCAAAAGGGAATTATTCTTAGGAGCAATCCTAAAAGAATTTACCGGCTTGAGAAGAAAGCTCCTCGCGGGAGATTAG
- a CDS encoding serine/threonine protein kinase produces the protein MEIPGKEFYNRLDIDSVLSAVEDAGFSVSGHCLALNSLENRVYDVGLEEGGRLVVKFYRPGRWTLDQILEEHSFLKELEEGEIPVVAPLALENGITVRETKGIYYTIWPLQKGRLVEELDKNNLVQTGRLLARIHNIGASKPAKHRIQYNLKNFGEDPLRFLKEKEFLPTHLWKRYEEAATRIFNSFSEASKDMPFHRIHGDCHKGNLIQTADGLCFIDFDDFVTGPAVQDFWMLLPFGDSASEYEREIFLEGYREFREFRNSWFDLVEPLRGLRYIHYSAWIAKRWEDPSFPNAFPHFGTEEYWERETQDLERLGSDLPISSEPDGRNSFQKTEDSELTNKDFFWDMED, from the coding sequence ATGGAAATTCCAGGTAAAGAATTCTATAACAGACTCGATATAGATTCGGTCCTATCAGCCGTAGAAGACGCAGGATTCTCAGTTTCAGGACATTGTCTTGCATTAAACAGTTTAGAGAACAGGGTCTATGATGTTGGCTTAGAAGAAGGTGGAAGACTCGTAGTAAAATTCTACCGCCCAGGACGCTGGACTCTCGATCAAATATTAGAAGAACATTCTTTTCTTAAAGAGTTAGAAGAAGGAGAGATCCCGGTTGTTGCTCCTTTAGCTTTGGAAAACGGAATCACTGTCAGAGAAACAAAAGGAATTTATTATACGATCTGGCCTCTTCAAAAAGGAAGATTAGTAGAAGAATTAGACAAAAACAATTTAGTCCAAACAGGAAGACTACTCGCCAGGATCCACAATATAGGGGCCTCTAAACCAGCAAAACATAGGATACAATACAATCTGAAAAATTTCGGAGAGGACCCTTTGCGATTTTTGAAAGAGAAGGAGTTCCTACCCACTCATCTTTGGAAAAGATACGAAGAAGCGGCAACCAGAATTTTTAACTCATTCTCCGAAGCATCCAAAGATATGCCATTCCATCGGATCCATGGAGATTGCCATAAAGGAAATTTAATACAAACAGCAGACGGACTTTGTTTTATAGACTTTGATGATTTTGTGACCGGACCTGCAGTCCAAGATTTTTGGATGCTTCTCCCCTTTGGCGATTCTGCGTCGGAGTATGAAAGAGAGATTTTTTTAGAAGGTTATAGAGAGTTCCGTGAATTTCGCAATTCTTGGTTCGATTTGGTAGAACCATTGCGGGGCTTGCGCTATATTCATTATTCTGCATGGATCGCTAAACGTTGGGAAGATCCTTCATTCCCGAATGCGTTTCCTCACTTCGGGACGGAAGAATATTGGGAAAGAGAAACCCAGGATTTGGAAAGGCTTGGCTCGGATCTTCCGATCTCTTCCGAGCCGGATGGTAGGAACTCCTTTCAAAAAACAGAAGATTCTGAACTTACAAATAAGGACTTTTTCTGGGATATGGAAGACTAG
- a CDS encoding thiazole synthase, producing MTESDDLIIAGRRFKSRLFLGTGKFSSGAALGQAIHSSETEVVTVALRRVDLNSGEDDILTRIDRERILLLPNTSGARDAEEAIRLARLSRELGGGDWVKLEVTPDPVYLLPDPIETLKAAEILVKEGFHVLPYINADPILCKHLEEVGCATVMPLGSPIGTNQGIRTLANLEIIIEQSNIPVVVDAGLGLPSHAAQAMELGADAVLVNTAIAIAKDPAKTAYAFKLATEAGRISRLYSNSGTSTSKKASASSPLTGFLEEESRNVHGVI from the coding sequence GTGACAGAATCAGACGATCTAATCATCGCAGGCAGAAGGTTCAAATCCAGGCTGTTTTTGGGTACTGGCAAGTTCTCTTCCGGTGCCGCTTTGGGGCAGGCGATCCATTCTTCCGAAACGGAAGTAGTGACTGTGGCTCTACGCAGAGTGGATCTGAATTCTGGGGAAGACGATATTCTTACCAGGATAGACAGGGAAAGAATATTGCTTTTGCCTAATACAAGTGGCGCAAGAGACGCAGAAGAAGCAATCCGCCTTGCGAGACTTTCCAGAGAACTAGGCGGAGGTGATTGGGTAAAATTAGAGGTAACTCCTGATCCGGTTTACCTTCTTCCTGACCCGATCGAAACTTTGAAGGCAGCAGAGATCCTCGTAAAAGAAGGATTTCATGTACTTCCTTATATAAACGCAGACCCTATTCTTTGTAAACATTTAGAAGAAGTCGGCTGTGCTACTGTGATGCCTTTAGGTTCTCCGATCGGGACTAACCAAGGGATCCGTACCTTGGCAAATTTAGAAATTATCATAGAACAATCCAATATTCCGGTTGTCGTGGATGCAGGGCTCGGGCTTCCTTCTCATGCTGCGCAAGCGATGGAATTAGGAGCCGATGCAGTTCTTGTAAATACTGCGATTGCGATCGCAAAAGATCCTGCAAAAACCGCATATGCATTCAAGCTCGCGACAGAAGCAGGAAGGATTTCCAGATTGTATTCTAATTCTGGAACTTCCACATCAAAAAAAGCATCCGCTTCCAGTCCTCTCACAGGATTTTTAGAAGAAGAATCTAGAAATGTACACGGAGTTATTTGA
- a CDS encoding chromosome segregation SMC family protein, translating to MYLKSLNIVGFKTFADETEVLLDPGFTAVVGPNGSGKSNIVDALKWVFGEKSAKGLRGDKMDDVIFHGSEARKPAGFAEVSVVFDNSSKLIKMDYPTIKLTRRLYADGNNEYLINDSRVQRKEIEKILLDTGIGKSSYSIMEQGKVDRILHSKPEERRLIFEEAAGISRFKMERQEALKKLSDTNQNLLRIQDIMNTMKKEMEVKEKQAEKAEEYFKLKQELDETDKIIRYIKFSTLTKKHETSENELKEIKEKNQVLLERISAETGRIEELDHQKSDLEKKVAEIDKKLLDHLTQTQIQKDKVESNKGIILDYSDRISDIRESLTKEESAQSLLQIDREKLEKEAIDLDGESKSLELGIEDLRKNKTEIEAKIEAENTSIQEKEAKIQSNDKRHVELRERLKEVIFDLISQLESRKKEAQSTEAERNRLKELLLGEADRILSVETELKIALDSYHGEETKDKISYLAGKLETEKFRSQLGEYFSLEDSIRSLLFDRDGFLSQKEGLDQEIEDLILENENLTRSIKESGLAIESLREEAENIREKIVYLEKRILELNSEKNAKLESAKSLSVRIEETQKRILAAQESIKTLGAKKTEFEKEVIELEQQIENRYNEFLEMSRALDSEKEALRNIVKEIQGLKNEIQKNQEDYKNLFPILTEKEKAVSVYKVQLESFSEELYNDYSISEQELADEFKDRKPEKGESETKLKRLKSDIQMLGSINPLSIEEYRNVKEIYEHHRTQKEDIERSKNDITEILKNINEESEKLFRETFERIRENFQETFSTLFNGGKAILELVDGEDSLNAGIEIMAEPPGKHVQNLRLLSGGEKSLTAIALLFAIYMVKPSPFCFLDEIDAALDEANKLRFCQILDKFKDKSQFVVITHAQSTIHRANSIFGVTNEEPGISKIISLRLDEARDFAGRAIEAV from the coding sequence ATGTATCTCAAAAGCCTGAATATTGTTGGATTCAAGACCTTTGCGGACGAGACAGAAGTTCTTCTCGATCCGGGATTTACCGCAGTTGTAGGACCTAACGGTTCCGGAAAATCGAATATAGTCGACGCTTTAAAATGGGTCTTCGGCGAAAAATCAGCCAAGGGTCTTCGCGGTGATAAGATGGATGATGTCATCTTCCACGGTTCTGAAGCTCGTAAGCCTGCTGGTTTCGCGGAAGTCAGCGTAGTTTTCGATAATTCTTCCAAACTGATCAAGATGGATTATCCAACCATCAAATTGACCCGTAGATTATATGCGGATGGAAATAACGAATATCTAATAAACGATTCTCGTGTACAACGTAAAGAGATCGAAAAGATCTTACTCGATACCGGTATCGGAAAATCAAGTTACTCTATCATGGAACAGGGAAAGGTAGATCGTATCCTTCACTCTAAACCGGAAGAGAGAAGGCTGATCTTCGAAGAGGCCGCAGGTATTTCCAGATTCAAGATGGAAAGACAAGAAGCACTCAAAAAACTTTCCGACACAAACCAGAACCTTCTTCGTATCCAAGATATCATGAACACCATGAAGAAGGAAATGGAAGTTAAGGAAAAACAGGCGGAGAAGGCGGAAGAATATTTTAAACTCAAACAAGAGTTGGATGAGACTGATAAGATCATCCGATATATCAAATTCTCCACTTTGACTAAGAAACATGAAACTTCTGAAAATGAATTAAAAGAAATCAAAGAAAAGAATCAGGTACTACTTGAAAGAATCTCGGCAGAGACCGGAAGGATCGAAGAGTTAGATCATCAAAAATCCGATTTGGAAAAAAAGGTCGCAGAGATTGACAAAAAACTTTTGGACCATCTCACCCAGACCCAAATCCAGAAAGACAAGGTAGAAAGTAATAAAGGTATCATCCTAGATTATTCTGATCGTATTTCCGATATTAGAGAATCCTTAACTAAGGAAGAATCCGCTCAAAGCCTTCTACAGATCGATAGGGAAAAGTTAGAAAAAGAAGCGATCGATCTGGATGGAGAAAGTAAATCTCTGGAACTCGGAATTGAAGATCTTCGTAAAAATAAGACAGAGATCGAAGCCAAGATAGAAGCGGAGAATACTTCCATCCAAGAGAAGGAAGCAAAGATCCAATCCAATGACAAACGACATGTGGAACTCAGAGAAAGACTAAAAGAAGTCATCTTCGATCTGATCTCTCAATTAGAGTCCCGCAAAAAAGAAGCTCAATCTACCGAAGCCGAAAGAAACCGTCTGAAGGAACTCTTACTCGGAGAAGCGGATAGGATCCTTTCTGTAGAAACAGAACTCAAAATCGCCTTGGATTCTTATCACGGAGAAGAAACCAAAGATAAGATCTCTTACTTGGCCGGGAAACTCGAGACTGAAAAGTTCAGATCTCAACTGGGAGAATATTTTTCCTTAGAAGATAGCATCCGTAGTTTATTATTCGATAGAGATGGATTTTTATCCCAAAAAGAAGGTTTAGACCAAGAGATTGAAGATCTGATCTTGGAGAATGAAAATCTAACCCGTTCTATCAAAGAATCCGGATTGGCTATCGAATCTTTGAGAGAAGAAGCGGAGAATATTCGTGAGAAGATCGTTTATTTAGAAAAACGTATCTTAGAATTAAATTCCGAGAAGAACGCTAAATTAGAATCTGCAAAATCACTTTCCGTACGGATAGAAGAGACCCAAAAAAGGATCTTGGCTGCTCAAGAATCCATCAAAACTTTAGGTGCCAAAAAAACTGAATTCGAAAAAGAAGTGATCGAACTGGAACAACAGATCGAGAACAGATATAACGAATTTTTGGAAATGAGCCGCGCACTTGATTCCGAAAAAGAAGCTCTTCGAAATATTGTAAAAGAGATCCAAGGTCTTAAAAACGAGATCCAGAAAAACCAAGAAGATTATAAGAACTTATTCCCAATCTTAACCGAAAAGGAAAAGGCAGTTTCTGTTTATAAGGTCCAACTGGAATCTTTCTCGGAAGAATTGTACAATGATTATTCTATCTCCGAGCAGGAACTTGCGGACGAATTCAAGGATAGGAAACCTGAAAAAGGGGAGAGTGAGACAAAACTCAAACGTTTGAAATCTGATATCCAGATGTTAGGTTCCATCAATCCTCTCTCGATCGAAGAATACAGAAACGTTAAAGAGATCTACGAACATCATCGCACTCAAAAAGAAGATATCGAAAGATCGAAAAACGATATCACTGAGATCCTGAAAAATATCAACGAAGAGTCTGAAAAACTTTTCAGAGAAACATTCGAAAGGATCCGAGAAAATTTCCAGGAGACATTCTCCACTTTGTTCAATGGGGGAAAAGCGATACTCGAACTGGTGGATGGAGAAGACAGCTTAAACGCCGGTATCGAAATTATGGCAGAACCTCCCGGTAAACATGTCCAAAACTTGAGACTACTGTCCGGTGGCGAAAAGTCCTTAACCGCAATCGCGCTACTATTCGCGATCTATATGGTAAAACCTTCTCCATTCTGTTTCTTGGATGAGATAGATGCCGCACTTGACGAAGCGAATAAACTTCGTTTCTGTCAGATCTTAGATAAGTTCAAGGACAAGTCCCAGTTTGTAGTGATCACTCACGCCCAGTCTACGATACACAGGGCAAATTCCATTTTCGGAGTCACAAACGAAGAACCTGGAATTTCCAAAATTATTAGTCTGAGACTGGATGAAGCCAGAGATTTTGCTGGAAGAGCGATCGAAGCAGTATAA
- a CDS encoding heme oxygenase (biliverdin-producing): protein MSLAQLLRDGTSESHTIAENNAFIRCFMKGVLEPKSYAKHLESFYFVYGAMEEELENKKDHPVVGKIRFPELYRKGMIEKDLAHFFQPGHSPNITPATEAYVKHIREIANTFPELLVAHSYVRYLGDLSGGQILKRVAAKALGIEGTLGLDFYKFPEISSPKDFKDKYRNTLDSLSLSDSEKEKIVKEANEVFKLNGKIFDELEETLVSSIGKAKFDEVLASPARH, encoded by the coding sequence ATGAGCCTTGCCCAATTATTAAGAGACGGAACCTCCGAATCTCATACCATCGCGGAAAACAACGCATTCATTCGCTGCTTTATGAAAGGAGTATTGGAACCCAAAAGTTACGCCAAACATTTGGAATCTTTTTATTTCGTATATGGAGCAATGGAAGAAGAGTTGGAAAATAAGAAAGACCATCCAGTCGTAGGAAAGATCAGATTCCCTGAATTATACAGAAAAGGGATGATCGAAAAAGACCTGGCACATTTTTTCCAACCAGGACATTCTCCGAATATTACCCCCGCAACAGAAGCTTACGTAAAACATATTAGAGAAATTGCAAATACTTTCCCTGAATTATTGGTAGCCCACAGTTATGTTCGTTATTTGGGAGATCTTTCCGGCGGTCAGATCCTGAAAAGAGTAGCCGCTAAAGCTTTGGGGATAGAAGGAACATTAGGCCTGGACTTTTATAAATTCCCTGAAATTTCCAGTCCGAAAGATTTTAAAGATAAATACAGAAACACGTTGGATTCCCTTTCTCTCTCCGATTCCGAAAAAGAAAAAATCGTAAAAGAGGCAAACGAAGTATTCAAATTGAACGGAAAAATTTTCGATGAGTTGGAAGAAACGTTGGTCTCCTCTATAGGTAAAGCCAAGTTCGATGAAGTTCTGGCAAGTCCCGCGAGGCACTAA
- a CDS encoding DMT family transporter — MFQNQSIKFFILLVIAMVSWGFAWPSAKSIVGTEPPIVIVFWRFLATALSLVPILILRKESIALPDKKGLVQVATGAVLYTIYNQFFLLGLTQGLAGAGGVLVTTMNPIFTYILVHTFQRKLPSGKEFIGLFIGLTGGFLLLKIWEGDWTQLFQSGNVYFLLCAFSWAILSMNSHSTGQRISPMVYSFYVFSIGTVLDLFLAFPYDLSGVMDNNWNFWAQLLYLSVISTTFGTTVYFYASSRLGSRTASSFIFLVPVTALFGSWIFLGEEPKLSTLLGGMFAISSVIILNRTQGKKEEVSETEEELEVPN, encoded by the coding sequence ATGTTCCAAAATCAATCTATAAAATTCTTTATCCTTCTTGTAATCGCCATGGTGAGTTGGGGATTCGCTTGGCCTTCTGCAAAATCGATTGTGGGCACTGAACCTCCTATCGTAATCGTGTTCTGGAGATTTTTAGCGACTGCACTTTCTTTGGTTCCGATCTTGATCTTGAGAAAAGAATCAATCGCTTTGCCTGATAAAAAAGGATTAGTACAGGTTGCAACAGGCGCCGTATTATACACAATCTACAATCAATTCTTCTTATTGGGACTTACGCAAGGATTAGCCGGAGCCGGTGGGGTTTTAGTCACCACAATGAATCCGATCTTTACCTATATCTTGGTCCACACCTTCCAAAGAAAACTCCCTTCCGGAAAAGAATTTATAGGTTTGTTCATCGGATTAACTGGCGGATTTTTACTCTTAAAAATTTGGGAAGGAGATTGGACGCAACTGTTCCAATCGGGAAACGTTTACTTTTTACTTTGCGCGTTCAGTTGGGCAATTCTAAGCATGAACAGCCATAGCACCGGACAAAGAATTTCTCCTATGGTATACAGCTTTTATGTGTTTAGTATCGGAACAGTGCTTGATCTATTTCTTGCATTTCCATATGACTTAAGCGGAGTAATGGATAATAATTGGAATTTTTGGGCTCAACTACTTTATCTTTCCGTAATATCTACAACGTTCGGTACCACAGTGTATTTTTACGCTTCAAGTAGATTAGGTTCCAGGACGGCGAGTTCCTTTATATTCTTAGTTCCAGTCACGGCACTTTTTGGAAGTTGGATCTTTCTGGGAGAAGAGCCTAAATTGAGCACATTACTAGGTGGGATGTTTGCGATCTCTTCAGTGATCATACTGAATAGAACTCAAGGAAAAAAAGAAGAAGTTTCGGAGACGGAGGAAGAGTTAGAAGTCCCGAATTAA
- a CDS encoding EAL domain-containing protein, which produces MILQAEETEIIPFFQPILSVEDGRIFAHEVLARKKTADGIVSAGYLFSSETGLSDSELGKLEDEIWRKALEKLKVHPDHSKLFLNISPNRLYRELENERIDSFRLLRLTREYGIEPNRIILEVTEEEFSGSLDSLRIAVDLLRAYGFKIALDDLGSEASGIERVGLLRPDFLKLDLRLIRASSRSPSVRKVLEHIRDLAFSLGASVLYEGLETQEELYFALEGGARFLQGFLLLKPGAELSTGKEPSLSIKEMVKFFHQKKMEALRQELNFENKIRLTLGELLNPFPILKIANRYLIDAYTVFQSSKEIHRVYITDSKGTQLSPYYMRTGEDSFRETSHGIGKNWSYLPYFYRQLRDSMRKPDDWGMSERYFDSDAVKDLIVFSREVESGAYVFLDVTAPRLY; this is translated from the coding sequence GTGATCCTCCAAGCCGAAGAAACGGAAATTATACCATTCTTCCAACCAATCTTATCGGTTGAAGACGGGCGAATTTTCGCTCATGAAGTTTTGGCTCGCAAAAAGACAGCAGACGGTATCGTTTCTGCTGGGTATTTATTCTCTTCGGAAACCGGTTTATCCGATTCTGAACTGGGAAAATTAGAAGATGAGATCTGGAGAAAAGCATTAGAAAAACTTAAAGTTCATCCAGACCATTCTAAATTGTTCCTAAATATCTCTCCGAACCGTCTTTATAGGGAATTGGAGAATGAAAGGATAGACTCTTTCAGATTATTACGCTTAACTAGAGAATACGGAATAGAGCCGAATCGTATCATACTAGAAGTCACCGAAGAAGAATTTTCCGGTAGTTTGGATTCCTTAAGGATCGCAGTGGACCTTCTCCGTGCATACGGATTTAAGATCGCATTGGACGATTTAGGATCGGAGGCTTCCGGAATAGAAAGAGTGGGACTTCTCCGCCCGGACTTTTTAAAATTAGATCTCAGATTGATCAGAGCCTCTTCTCGTTCTCCTTCTGTCAGGAAAGTTTTGGAACACATAAGAGACCTAGCATTCTCTTTAGGCGCTTCCGTCTTATACGAAGGGCTGGAAACCCAAGAGGAATTATACTTTGCATTAGAAGGAGGGGCGAGATTCCTACAGGGATTTTTACTTTTGAAACCGGGAGCAGAACTTTCCACAGGCAAGGAACCTTCTCTCTCCATCAAAGAAATGGTGAAATTTTTTCATCAGAAAAAAATGGAAGCACTTCGCCAGGAATTAAATTTCGAAAATAAGATCAGATTGACTTTAGGAGAACTTCTGAATCCTTTCCCTATATTAAAAATAGCTAATAGGTATTTGATAGATGCTTATACAGTTTTCCAATCTTCCAAAGAGATCCATAGAGTGTATATCACCGATTCTAAGGGAACTCAATTGTCTCCATATTACATGAGAACAGGTGAGGATTCCTTTAGGGAAACAAGCCATGGGATCGGTAAAAATTGGTCTTATCTTCCGTATTTCTATAGGCAGCTTAGGGACTCTATGAGAAAGCCTGATGATTGGGGAATGAGTGAGCGTTACTTTGATAGCGACGCGGTCAAAGATCTGATCGTTTTTAGTAGAGAAGTAGAGTCAGGGGCTTATGTATTTTTGGACGTGACCGCTCCTCGACTGTATTAA
- a CDS encoding MFS transporter — MLEVSTQKESSSSFGVDSFPWIILSFIFLAMLPVTMIVPVYKEIVKDRLGGTGYGVAWFQSSAMLGSFLFSPIAGWISDKLGTRKKLIGIFAIIDAFLLVALPFIPNIFFLFLIRFLEGGAHIFVIGLLLTCISDKEKDQTSSFYNKGILFGLGGTLLTLGGGVGQSLGFLGNKNPLFPFFVGGFILLALGILSFFFLKEGNLKKIEWEGWQKTKTALSLSPLLLVPIAFHFVDRFTVGYFLSSLNLHLREDLGFSPGQVGGLFGVMFLLMSVLSLPSALLSRKWNSISLVWIGSFIYGVAQASTGFLNTSSGLYLSMIACGIGAGIMYVPAMRLASSLAPGGFNAVVMTVFTGIGSLGFLLGPLVSISSQEFFSYLYDKTLGLEFTGILYGTLEVLLVLGTLPLLSKILEKEKRQDGTS, encoded by the coding sequence TTGTTAGAAGTATCTACCCAAAAAGAATCCTCCTCCTCCTTTGGGGTGGATTCTTTTCCCTGGATCATATTATCCTTCATCTTTTTAGCTATGCTTCCGGTTACTATGATTGTACCGGTATATAAAGAAATCGTTAAAGATAGATTGGGAGGCACCGGATATGGAGTCGCTTGGTTCCAAAGTTCGGCTATGCTCGGCTCTTTTTTATTTTCTCCGATTGCCGGTTGGATTTCCGATAAATTAGGGACCAGAAAAAAACTGATCGGGATCTTTGCTATTATAGATGCATTCTTACTAGTTGCACTTCCATTTATACCGAATATTTTTTTTCTTTTCTTGATTCGGTTTTTAGAAGGAGGAGCGCATATTTTTGTGATCGGCCTGCTTCTCACTTGTATTTCGGATAAGGAGAAAGACCAAACATCTAGTTTTTATAATAAAGGAATTTTGTTCGGATTAGGCGGAACTCTTCTCACATTAGGAGGAGGTGTAGGCCAATCTCTCGGCTTTTTAGGAAACAAAAATCCACTCTTTCCTTTTTTTGTAGGAGGATTCATTCTTTTGGCTTTGGGAATTTTATCTTTTTTCTTTCTGAAAGAAGGTAATCTCAAAAAAATAGAATGGGAAGGTTGGCAAAAAACTAAAACTGCTCTATCACTTTCTCCTTTGTTACTCGTGCCCATCGCTTTTCACTTTGTGGATCGATTTACTGTAGGTTATTTTCTAAGTTCCTTAAATTTACATTTGAGAGAAGATCTTGGATTTTCTCCGGGACAAGTAGGTGGACTTTTCGGGGTCATGTTCCTACTCATGAGCGTGTTATCTCTACCTTCCGCACTTCTTTCCAGAAAATGGAATTCTATCTCTTTAGTTTGGATCGGTTCCTTCATTTACGGGGTGGCACAGGCAAGCACTGGTTTTTTAAACACTTCTTCCGGACTATATTTGTCTATGATTGCGTGTGGAATAGGCGCTGGGATCATGTATGTCCCTGCAATGAGACTCGCTTCTTCGCTTGCACCCGGAGGTTTTAATGCAGTGGTTATGACTGTATTTACAGGTATTGGATCTTTGGGATTTCTTTTGGGACCTTTAGTTTCAATCTCCTCTCAGGAATTTTTTAGTTATCTTTACGACAAAACCTTGGGCTTGGAATTTACAGGGATCTTGTATGGAACCTTGGAGGTTCTCCTGGTTTTAGGCACCCTTCCCCTATTATCTAAAATTTTAGAGAAAGAAAAAAGACAAGATGGAACGAGTTGA